One Tunturibacter gelidoferens genomic region harbors:
- a CDS encoding peptidylprolyl isomerase, protein MIRILQQDNRITKIIFAVIIGFAVITMVITLVPGIFDNATTNDASVYATVKQPGVFGRVFGESTPIKTVEVNQLASRQLQQQHFPDALLPYFLPRAGQILVQRAILKHEADRMNLQVSDEDLRRELQTGPFAQYLFPNGQYIGDDAYINFVQSAFQTTRGDFESQVKSDMELNRLQALITGGVSVSDNAVREAYKVDGTKVKFDYAVISSDDVRKTINPSDSELQAFFKTNAARYANAVPETRKIEYVSFDTSNLPGGKPQISDADVLAYYTAHKDQYQVKEQVQVRHILIAVPAGSDAKTDAAAKAKAEDILKQIKSGGNFADLASKNSDDPGSKTQGGELGWLDRGKTVPEFDKAAFTLAPGQTSDLIKTQFGYHILQVEEKKTAHLRPLDEVKPEIVPVLEQQRAGAAEQTFASALAADAKKNGLEKAAASKGLHAVTTDYVAKDGVIAGLADGSALLTQAFSVVKGADPAPVATGDGFAVFQVTDVKPAHAPEFADYKSHILEDYREQQVPQLLSAQLNKLDERAKVLNDLKKAAAEMNVPLKTSDLVGKDGQVPDLGAMSGAGSVAFSLPKGAISGPINAGRVGVVLSVIDKQEPTADDIAKNFNATKDKLLNDQREEIFRVYIGELTQKYEKGGAVRLSKRQAEPGLPAGN, encoded by the coding sequence ATGATTCGTATTCTGCAGCAGGACAACCGCATCACGAAGATTATCTTCGCCGTCATTATTGGATTTGCCGTGATCACGATGGTGATTACGCTGGTGCCCGGCATCTTTGACAACGCCACGACCAACGACGCGTCTGTCTACGCGACTGTCAAACAGCCTGGCGTCTTCGGGCGTGTCTTTGGGGAGAGCACGCCGATCAAGACCGTCGAAGTAAATCAGCTGGCGAGCCGGCAGCTGCAGCAACAGCATTTTCCTGATGCGTTGCTACCGTACTTCTTGCCGCGAGCGGGGCAGATCCTGGTGCAGCGCGCGATTTTGAAGCATGAGGCGGACAGGATGAACCTGCAGGTGAGCGACGAAGATCTCCGCCGCGAACTGCAGACAGGACCGTTTGCTCAGTATCTCTTTCCCAACGGCCAATACATTGGCGATGACGCCTACATCAACTTCGTACAGAGCGCCTTCCAGACCACTCGTGGCGATTTTGAGTCGCAGGTGAAGAGCGATATGGAGCTGAACCGCCTCCAGGCGCTGATCACGGGAGGAGTTTCGGTCTCGGATAACGCAGTGCGCGAAGCCTACAAAGTCGATGGGACCAAAGTGAAGTTCGACTACGCTGTGATCTCGTCGGATGATGTGCGTAAGACGATCAACCCGTCGGACTCGGAGTTGCAGGCATTCTTCAAGACAAACGCGGCGCGTTATGCGAACGCAGTTCCTGAGACGCGGAAGATTGAGTATGTTTCGTTCGACACCTCGAATCTCCCTGGCGGTAAGCCGCAGATCTCGGATGCGGACGTGTTGGCTTACTACACCGCGCATAAGGACCAATACCAGGTAAAGGAACAGGTGCAGGTTCGCCATATCCTGATCGCCGTCCCTGCCGGCTCGGATGCGAAGACAGATGCCGCTGCAAAGGCGAAGGCCGAAGATATTCTAAAGCAGATCAAGAGCGGCGGAAACTTCGCGGATCTCGCGAGCAAGAATTCGGACGACCCAGGTAGCAAGACGCAGGGCGGCGAACTGGGATGGCTGGATCGCGGTAAGACGGTACCGGAGTTTGATAAGGCTGCATTCACACTCGCACCGGGACAGACCTCGGACCTGATTAAGACGCAGTTCGGCTATCACATCCTGCAAGTGGAGGAAAAGAAGACGGCGCATCTCCGTCCGCTGGACGAAGTAAAGCCGGAGATCGTGCCGGTGCTCGAGCAGCAGAGGGCAGGTGCAGCAGAGCAGACATTTGCTTCGGCGCTGGCCGCGGATGCGAAGAAAAATGGCTTGGAGAAGGCAGCTGCGTCCAAGGGACTGCACGCGGTGACGACTGATTATGTTGCCAAAGATGGGGTCATCGCTGGGCTGGCTGATGGTTCGGCGTTGCTGACGCAGGCGTTCTCCGTGGTTAAGGGTGCGGATCCCGCTCCGGTTGCTACAGGCGATGGCTTCGCGGTATTCCAGGTAACCGATGTGAAGCCCGCGCATGCCCCGGAGTTTGCGGATTACAAATCGCACATTCTTGAGGACTATCGCGAACAGCAGGTGCCTCAGTTGTTGAGTGCCCAGTTGAACAAACTGGACGAACGGGCGAAGGTGCTGAACGATCTGAAGAAGGCCGCGGCAGAGATGAACGTTCCACTCAAGACGAGCGATCTCGTCGGCAAGGATGGTCAGGTACCGGATCTTGGCGCGATGAGCGGTGCAGGTTCGGTAGCTTTCTCGCTGCCGAAGGGAGCTATCTCGGGGCCGATCAACGCAGGCCGGGTTGGGGTTGTGCTCAGTGTGATCGACAAGCAAGAGCCTACTGCCGACGACATCGCGAAGAACTTCAATGCAACCAAGGACAAGCTGCTCAACGATCAGCGCGAGGAGATCTTCCGTGTGTACATCGGCGAGCTGACCCAGAAGTACGAGAAGGGCGGCGCGGTCCGGCTCTCGAAGAGGCAAGCGGAGCCGGGGTTGCCAGCCGGAAACTAG